Within Bacteroidota bacterium, the genomic segment GATTGTTTTGTGCAAAAGCCTGTATCAGTTTAAAGCCGACACCACAACCGGAAAGGTTCTTAAAAGGATAAGTGCAATCATTTCTTTTGGGATCGAGCACAGCATAAGCCTCCGGAATGGTATCCCCGGGATAATGATGATCGCAAATAATAAAATCAATCTTATTTTGATTGGCGTATTTGATTTTTTCCACAGCTTTTATCCCACAATCCAGGGCAATAACTAAAGTCTGGCCGTTCTCAATAGCCGAATCAATTCCTTTATAGGAAATACCATAGCCTTCGGAGTAACGGTGAGGGATATAATAATCAAGATTAGAGTAAAATTCGGAGAAAAAGGAATAAACCAAAGCGACAGAAGTAGTTCCATCCACATCATAATCGCCATAAACGAGGATCTTCTCCTTGTTGGAGATGGCTCTTTGGATACGTTCAACCGCCTTGTCCATATCCTTCATCAGGAATGGATCATATAAATCGCTCAATTGGGGACGGAAGAATAATTTCGCCTTTTCGAAAGAGTTTATTCCTCTACTGACCAATAATCCAGAGAGAACTTTATCTATATTCAGTACTTCTGATAAATGTTTAATTTCACCAGGATCACCGCTATCTTTAATTTTCCACCATTTCTCCATAATGAACAAAGTTACTAAGAAAGGTTGACCTTTAATAGCAAATTTAGAAAATAGAGAAAATATTTTTAAGCCTTTTGAAATTGGTTGATATTTTCAAGGCCCAATTCCCTGGAAGAAATTTCGCGCATCTCTCCTTTTCTGATTTTCCCGGTTACAGTCATGGGGAAGGAATCAACGAACTTCCAATATTTGGGGATTTTATAAGTAGCAATCTGGCCTTTACAATAGGCAGTCAATTCCTCAGCAGTAAGGGTTACCCCTTCCTTTACCTTCACCCAGGCCATCACTTCCTCTCCGTATTTTACGCTGGGAACGCCAATAACCTGAACATCTATGATATTTTCATGGCCGATGATATATTCTTCAATTTCCCGGGGAGAGATATTTTCACCACCTCGAATAATAACATCTTTACTCCTTCCGACAATTTTAACATTCCCTTCAACAGTCATAACGGCCAAGTCACCGGTATGCATCCATCTTGCCTTATCAATGACCCTGCTAGTTTCCTCGTCGTTATTCCAATATCCCCTCATGACAGAATATCCCCTGGTGCAAAGCTCCCCCTGCTGACCTCTGGGAACAATCTTATTGGTTTCAGGGTCTACAATTTTAATTTCTACGTGAGGCATGACACTTCCTACCGTATTTACTTTCACATCAAAATCATCATGAGCCCAGCTCATGGTGGAAACAGGCGATGTTTCGGTCATTCCGTAAGGAATGGTAATTTCGGTCATATTCATCTTCGACATAACCTGACGCATAATTTCAGCAGGACAGGGAGATCCGGACATAATGCCGGTTCGCAGAGAAGAAAAATCATAATTATTGAAATTAGGATGTTCCAGTTCCGCAATAAACATGGTTGGAACCCCATAAAGTGCGGTACATTTTTCTTCCTGAACCGTGCGCATTACCTTGTCAGGGTCAAAGGCTTCATCAGGGATCACCATACAGGAGCCATGAGTAACGCAGGCCATATTCCCCAGCACCATTCCAAAACAGTGATAAAAGGGCACAGGGATACAAACCCTGTCATTTTCGGTAAAATATTGATGTTCCCCAATAAAAAATCCATTATTCAGGACATTGTGGTGGGTCAGCGTAGCTCCCTTAGGATAACCGGTAGTACCGGAAGTATATTGAATATTAACCGGATCGTCAAACTGCAGTTCGCTTTCAATACTATCCAGTTCTTCATCGCTGATTTTCTTGCCTGCCTCAATAAAATTCTGCCACTCCTCTTCAAGGATCAGGGTATGTTGGGGAAATTTACAATCCGTTCCTAATTGTGCCAGTATTTCAAGATTATTGGTTTTACGGAAATGATTAGCGGCAATCAGTAAACTGATTTCAGACTGATTAACGGCATAACGCAAACCGGTCACTTTGTAAGCAGGATTTATGTTAACCATGATGGCGCCAATTCTGGCAGTGCCAAACTGAATAAGAACCCATTCAAAGCGATTGGACGACCATATTCCTACCCGGTCGCCTTTTTGAATTCCAGCTGCAATCAAGGCTTTAGCCACTTCTCCAACCTGAACCCAAAATTCATTATAGGTAGCCCTGTAATTCTGATGTTTTACAATCAATGCGTCATGTTCACCAAACCTTTCAACAATTCCCCTTAAATTTTCCCCAATAGTTTCACCCTTAAGAGGAATTTGACTAACACCATGACTATATGATTTCTCCATCATTTCTTTTTTACATTTTTATTTCAAATAATATGAATTTTATCATTTTTAAATTTCAAATGACAAAAATTCAAAGAAAATAAAAATTTTTCAATAATGTAAATTTATAAAGTTAAAATGCATAAATTTAAAATGGCAAGTCGTCCTCCAACTCCGGAGGTATTTCCTCAGAAGAAAAATCTGGCATTTCAGGAGGAGTTTGTTCCTTTTCCATTTTTTCAATTTTCCATGCATCCAGATTGTTAAAATAACTGATTTTACCGTTTTTTTCCCACCG encodes:
- a CDS encoding DHH family phosphoesterase encodes the protein MEKWWKIKDSGDPGEIKHLSEVLNIDKVLSGLLVSRGINSFEKAKLFFRPQLSDLYDPFLMKDMDKAVERIQRAISNKEKILVYGDYDVDGTTSVALVYSFFSEFYSNLDYYIPHRYSEGYGISYKGIDSAIENGQTLVIALDCGIKAVEKIKYANQNKIDFIICDHHYPGDTIPEAYAVLDPKRNDCTYPFKNLSGCGVGFKLIQAFAQNNHIAFERVVPYLDLVAVSIASDIVQLTDENRILAYYGLQQLNVSPRTGLKAIIKIAGMEGCSLTIDDVVFKIGPRINAAGRIESGKKAVELLVADDDKNAFELGTRINSYNQRRKNIDNS
- a CDS encoding AMP-binding protein; translation: MMEKSYSHGVSQIPLKGETIGENLRGIVERFGEHDALIVKHQNYRATYNEFWVQVGEVAKALIAAGIQKGDRVGIWSSNRFEWVLIQFGTARIGAIMVNINPAYKVTGLRYAVNQSEISLLIAANHFRKTNNLEILAQLGTDCKFPQHTLILEEEWQNFIEAGKKISDEELDSIESELQFDDPVNIQYTSGTTGYPKGATLTHHNVLNNGFFIGEHQYFTENDRVCIPVPFYHCFGMVLGNMACVTHGSCMVIPDEAFDPDKVMRTVQEEKCTALYGVPTMFIAELEHPNFNNYDFSSLRTGIMSGSPCPAEIMRQVMSKMNMTEITIPYGMTETSPVSTMSWAHDDFDVKVNTVGSVMPHVEIKIVDPETNKIVPRGQQGELCTRGYSVMRGYWNNDEETSRVIDKARWMHTGDLAVMTVEGNVKIVGRSKDVIIRGGENISPREIEEYIIGHENIIDVQVIGVPSVKYGEEVMAWVKVKEGVTLTAEELTAYCKGQIATYKIPKYWKFVDSFPMTVTGKIRKGEMREISSRELGLENINQFQKA